Below is a window of Halalkalicoccus jeotgali B3 DNA.
TTGTACTCGCGGACGAGGTTCCCCTCGGTGAGCCCCTCGAGGTCGGTCGTCTCGCCGAGATCCCGCAGCAGCCGAAGCGGGTCGTCGAGGGCGGCCCACGTCCCGTTCCCCTCCCGTCGCTCGACGGTTCCCTCGTAAACGTGGAGGCTGTCCATCAGTCGCTCGGCTGCCTCGAAGCGGTACGCCGTGTCGCCAAGATCGAACCGGTAGGTGGCGCGGTCGTCGCCGGCTTTGACCTGTCGTGGCGTGAGGATTTTCTCATAGGTGAACTCCTCTAGCATCTTCGTCAGGAGGCGGCGCTCGACCGTCTCCCAAACCGCTGCGTCTAGTGCGTTCCGTCGGATCGTGTCGTTCGGGTTCATGTCAGTCGTCCTGCGTCGGCATCGGGGTCGTTTCGCTCCCGCAGCGGGAGGCGCCTGGCGCGCGCTCGGTGAACCGCTCGACCGAGAAGTCCTGGAAGACGGTGTCCGTGTCCTCGGGGTAGGCCTCGCGGCCGACCAGCCGGTTGACGAACCGTTCGTTGCGATAACAGCCCAGTCCGAGGTCCGGGACGCCCACGCCGTGGGTGTGCAACTCGGCGTTCTGGAGGAAGACGTCGCCCGTGGCGTCGATCTCAAGGCGGTGATCCTCGGTCACCCCGAACCGCCCGCGATCGTCCCACACGACGTGATCCGCGAGGGGATCGAGGAAGTCGGGGGTCGGCCGCTCGTATCCCGTTCCGAGGATCACGACCTCGCTCTCGTGGACGAACGACTCCGCAGCCTGCCATTGGTGACAGTCGAGTGCGTAGGCGTCGCCAACGGGCTCGATGTCCCGTACCTCGGTCATCGCAAAGAGCCCGACATCGGGGTCGCGGTCGCCGATCGAGCGCCGGTAGAGCAGGTCGTAGATCTCGGCGCTCGTTCCCGGGTCGACGCCCTTGTACAGCAGGTCCTGATTCGGAATCAAGTCGTCTTTGACCTCCTGGGGGAGGTCGTAGACGTACCGTTCGTACTCCGGGGAGAAGTGCTGGAGTCCGAGCTTCGAGTACTCCATCGGGAAGAAGCCCGCAGAGCGAGTCAACCAGTCGAGTCGGTACTCGCCCTCCGGCTGGCGCTCGAGCAGGTCCTGGAACACCTCGGCGGCGCTCTGCCCGGAGCCGACGATAGTGACCGAGTCGGCCGCGAGCGCGCGCTCGCGATCGTGTCGGTAGCGAGCGGTGTGGAACACCCCCTCGTCCGGCCCGCACTCGAGGTGGTCGGGGACCTGCGGTCGGGAGCCGATCCCCA
It encodes the following:
- a CDS encoding lysine N(6)-hydroxylase/L-ornithine N(5)-oxygenase family protein, which gives rise to MSEADDDRVHDVLGVGLGPFNLGLAALLDGLGEDVDAAFLERDAEFHWHEGMLLEGATLEVPFLADLVTLADPANPHSYLNYLRETGRIYEFYFYERFQIPRREYDDYLRWVAERLGSCRFSREVTAVRWDDDCEQYIVVAEQPETGERFEYRGKHLALGIGSRPQVPDHLECGPDEGVFHTARYRHDRERALAADSVTIVGSGQSAAEVFQDLLERQPEGEYRLDWLTRSAGFFPMEYSKLGLQHFSPEYERYVYDLPQEVKDDLIPNQDLLYKGVDPGTSAEIYDLLYRRSIGDRDPDVGLFAMTEVRDIEPVGDAYALDCHQWQAAESFVHESEVVILGTGYERPTPDFLDPLADHVVWDDRGRFGVTEDHRLEIDATGDVFLQNAELHTHGVGVPDLGLGCYRNERFVNRLVGREAYPEDTDTVFQDFSVERFTERAPGASRCGSETTPMPTQDD